The Anomaloglossus baeobatrachus isolate aAnoBae1 chromosome 4, aAnoBae1.hap1, whole genome shotgun sequence genome contains the following window.
GTTCGGGGGAGGGAGGAGAAGCCGAGCCAGACAGCGAGCCGATTTCTGGAGATGATAGGCCGCGCCGTGACAGTCCGGAGCTGCACGGTGATGTGGTAGAGGAGGCCGGATATGGAGAGGCAGGGCTGCGGCTACCCGAGCCTGAGGAGCAGCCGGAGTCTATAGGGCCTCATTGGGAAAGTGAAGTGGAGGGGCCCCCTGCTGTCCTGGGGGTCCCAGTGCTGGCAGAAGAGGAACCTATGCAAATGGGCACGGACTGTAATCCCCCTCCTGCCCCCTGTCATGGAGGGGCAGCCCCTGACCAGGTGCCTCTCCTCTGTGCATCCTCCCCCCATCCTCAGGTCACATCAGGACCATTGCAGTGTGCTCCTGAGCCCGTCCTGGCCACACCGGACCACACACAAGTAGACACCTTCCAAGACTCCTTCCCCGAGACGTGTGCATTAACGCAAGACTCTCCCGAGCCTAAAACCCTGCATGGACAGGACAGTGTCCCCCCACAAATGCAGGTATCTGCCCTCCTGGATCCCATCCACACCCCTGACATGGTGTGTCCCACTACAGAGGGGGAAGAGGAGCAAGATCCGCTCTCAAGGATGGAAACCGATCCGGTTCCTGATCTATTCTTACAGGTAGAAGACCCTACAATGAAGCCGGAAGAGCAGATTACGCCGATGATGGACTTGAGTGATAAATTGTTCGAGTCCAAGGCCGCCATGATGGTCGATGTTGCCAGTTTGGTTGATTCCAAGGCCTCCTGGATGGTAGAGTCTGCCGGGTTTGCCGAGGCCGCCGGGTTGGCCCAGGCGGAACCTGCCGGGTTTGCCGAGGCCGCCGGGTTGGCCCAGGCGGAACCTGCCGGGTTTGCCGAGGCCGCCGGGTTGGCCCAGGCGGAACCTGCCGGGTTTGCCGAGGCCGCCGGGTTGGCCCAGGCGGAACCTGCCGGGTTTGCCGAGGCCGCCGGGTTGGCCCAGGCGGAACCTGCCGGGTTTGCCGAGGCCGCCGGGTTGGCCCAGGCGGAACCTGCCGGGTTTGCCGAGGCCGCCGGGTTGGCCCAGGCGGAACCTGCCGGGTTTGCCGAGGCCGCCGGGTTGTCCCAGGCGGAACCTGCCGGGTTTGCCGAGGCCGCCGGGTTGTCCCAGGCGGAACCTGCCGGGTTTGCCGAGGCCGCCGGGTTGGCCCAGGCGGAACCTGCCGGGTTTGCCGAGGCCGCCGGGTTGGCCCAGGCGGAACCTGCCGGGTTTGCCGAGGCCGCCGGGTTGGCCCAGGCGGAACCTGCCGGGTTTGCCGAGGCCGCCGGGTTGGCCCAGGCGGAACCTGCCGGGTTTGCCGAGGCCGCCGGGTTGGCCCAGGCGGAACCTGCCGGGTTTGCCGAGGCCGCCGGGTTGGCCCAGGCGGAACCTGCCGGGTTTGCCGAGGCCGCCGGGTTGGCCCAGGCGGAACCTGCCGGGTTTGCCGTGGCCGCCGGGTTGGCCCAGGCTGAACCTGCCGGGTTTGCCGAGGCCGCCGGGTTGGCCCAGGCTGAACCTGCCGGGTTTGCCGAGGCCGCCGGGTTGGCCCAGGCTGAACCTGCCGGGTTTGCCGTGGCCGCCGGGTTGGCCCAGGCTGAACCTGCCGGGTTTGCCGTGGCCGCCGGGTTGGCCCAGGCTGAACCTGCCGGGTTTGCCGTGGCGGCCGGGTTGGCCCAGGCGGAACCTGCCGGGTTTGCCGTGGCGGCCGGGTTGGCCCAGGCGGAACCTGCCGGGTTTGCCGAGGCCGCCGGGATGGCCCAGGCGGAACCTGCCGGGTTTGCCGAGGCCGCCGGGATGGCCCAGGCGGAACCTGCCGGGTTTGCCGAGGCCGCCGGGATGGCCCAGGCGGAACCTGCCGGGTTTGCCGAGGCCGCCGGGATGGCCCAGGCGGAACCTGCCGGGTTTGCCGAGGCCGCCGGGATGGCCCAGGCGGAACCTGCCGGGTTTGCCGAGGCCGCCGGGATGGCCCAGGCGGATCCTGCCGGGTTTGCCGAGGCCGCCGGGTTGGCCCAGGCGGATCCTGCCGGGTTTGCCGAGGCCGCCGGGATGGCCCAGGCGGATCCTGCCGGGTTTGCCGAGGCCGCCGGGATGGCCCAGGCGGATCCTGCCGGGTTTGCCGAGGCCGCCGGGATGGCCCAGGCGGATCCTGCCGGGTTTGCCGAGGCCGCCGGGATGGCCCAGGCGGATCCTGCCGGGTTTGCCGAGGCCGCCGGGATGGCCCAGGCGGATCCTGCCGGGCTTGCCGAGGCCGCCGGCTTGGCCCAGGCGGAACCTGCCGGGTTTGCCGAGTTGTGTACTGTACAAGAAACAATCACTGAGTTCGCTGATGCTGGAGTTGATCCAAAATGGGTGGATGCGATGCCTAATTCCGCCCCTTACAAGGATTTTGACGGTGATAATGGATCTGGTCCTGAATCATTTCAAGAGAGAGTTAAACTAGAAGAAGTTGTAGAAAATGACAGGGTTCTCGATGAATCTGGGCAATGTACGGAAGTGGAGCTTTTCTTACAGCCAACCCTATTGGTGAAACTTGACAGTCCGGAGAGTCATGATGTTTCTCTTGAGTGTCAGTCGGACCGATCTCCCGAGCAGGAGTCTGGGCAACTAGTCCTGTGTGATTCGGCCCACGAAGACATCCGCTCTCCTAGCGAGGAGCGGACGCTGGAGGACGCAGTGTCTCCGATGGACAGTGGGATTAGCTCCGAGCTAACGTCTATGGAAAAAGAGCTGGACTCTCAATCCGGTCACATGGAAACTGAGCCGACCGTAGACACTAGTTCTGCGTCTTATTCTCAAGATGTCGATTATGATCCATTTTATAGGGACACTAAACCGGCCAAGGCGGAATCTTCTAACGCTGAGGCCGATGTACAGGAAGAAGACGATGAGGCGTCAATGGCGCTTGCTGATGTTGTACAGACTATAGACCTCCCGGAGGAGCCCGTGCTTCTCTCCATTAAGGCAGATACATGTGTGGACAATCCTGATTTGTGTCAAGAGCCACCGCCCGCCGCGGAGATGCCAGTTATCGGTGATTTCATTCCTGGGTCTGAAGTTCAGGTTACACTTGATCACATCATTCAGGATGCGTTGGTGGTTTCCTTCCGCCACGGAGACAGAATCTTCTCAGGGGTTCTAATGGATCTGTCAAAAAGGTACGAAAAGGAGAAATGACCAtttcaattttatatatatatatatatatatatatatatatatatatatatatatatatatatatatatatatatatatatatatatatatatatatatatatatatattactgcagggtccgctctgaagCGGTTCTGGGGGCTGGTGAAGCTatgggagggagcctttgatctcccgctcatataatatgcacagccgctgtccatcaccatggtgctgaaaccgcaccgcggcgatgagctgggggagcggcgcatattatatgtgcctgtgttcGCCTTTGATGTCACATGcctcccctgtgttagctatggcccccatgctgctgcacatagtaaaataaaacactctttactcacctcctccagcgctgatctcccggtgtctctgctgctgctgtctgtgatcaggcacgcagagatgatatcactctgctgtgccgatcacatgaccggcgccgagaaccaggaagtggaggaggccggAGATcacaagcacggagggagacacgaggagggacagcgctgagaaggtatggaaagagtgttttattttagtaaaagcagcagcctggggaTGATAtctgccacagggggccgtgtgccagccacagggggccgtgtgccagccacagggggccgtgtgccagccacagggggccgtgtgccagccacagggggccgtgtgccagccacagggggccgtgtgccagccacagggggctatatccagattaagggggctatgagggacatataccctatatgattttgttagacggacactggcattataagacagaccccatttattaaaaaaaattctctatttcttcaccaaatttgggggtgcgtcttataatcaggtgcgtcttataaagcgaaaaatacggtatataatattataatatatagcGCTTGACATTACCATCAAGGTTATTTTCAAATCCTCCAGCCTTGGGGTAGGCTCACACGGGTCAATTATGCAGGTGATATTTCTAGCGGAACATTGGCTGTGTAATATAGTACAGTCATTATGTAAGATCTCGTTCACACTCAGCGGAGGAAGTGTGCAGTGTGAATTGATCTCTGTGAAGGATTTCACAGTTGTCAATTTCCCTGTAGATTTTCACATAGAATTTCATGGAGAAGGGTTAACTTACAGGAACGTGCCCTTAGGCCTGGGTTCACAAGTTTGGATTTTATATGCAGATTTTTCCACTCCACTAAAATACATAACATTTTGTTGGACCAGCAAACTTTTAGTTTGATGGGAATCtgtcaaatgctattaacctgcaagtATGGGGTTAATGTGTGTAAATAGCATAATATTGCTGTCTGCACTGAAAGTGTGGCTGCATGGAGAAAatcaactttattcctcccagcagccgccggctttcagtcatagaggcgtgaCCAGAGTAGATATAGACAACGCTCATAGCACTCCCTGGTACTTTAATTGACAGTTCGTTCTGCAGCTCAGCTGTGCAGAGCAAGTTGTCGGTGTGCTGTGAGCGGTCCGTATTGGAACACCTCAGACTGAAAGCCAGCGGCGGACGGCTCCTGGGAGGAATTGTTGATTTTTCTCCAGGTAGCCGCACTTTCAAAAAAGGTGGTCGGACAGATTGTTAATGCTATTGATTaagcctatatctgcaggttaatagcattagggGACGCGACAGGTTTACGCTCATCCATACACTTTTTTGTGAAATCCATGTGACAAGTAGCATATATAAATGCAAAAATTAGCTCAGATTTTTGATGCAAAAATAGCATGCTCTAGATCGCTGTCAGAATCTCGTTTTGGCCGCCCGCTATTCCTCCTGGCCTCCACCCCCCTCATACACCTACACATGCACTTTTGGCTCAGCTGAGCTTACATGTGTTCCCAATGGTGGAGAGGAGAAAAAGCGGCTGCAAAAATCTATCCTATTTAATGCTGATACAGATACATGTGATTGAAGGCATCTTTCCTCTTCCAAAATGAACTTTTTCATAGGCTgttactttaaaaaataaaaaaactcaagTTTCAAGCATTCtctgtgctgcagccaatcactggactcAGGAGCTTGTGACGTCTATATTAGCAGagttgctgagctcagtgattgactgcagcactgTTGTCTTGAGTTACTGCTGTAGCCAAACAGAAATCTAACGGTGGTCAGACCTAGGCCAGGGGAGAGTAGGTAAagctttttgttttctttattttataaAGGTAACAACCTATGGGGGAAAAAGGTTTTTGAAAGGGGACAACTCCTTCAATGGCTTTCTTTTTACCTTTTGAGCCTTTTTGGCATCTGGACTCCATATTTGCTTTCGGCAGGCCTACTGGCGTCTGAGATTTTTGTGCTATTGCAGGACTTTTGGGACATGCAGCCAGATCTGTAGTTGTAGTCATGTAACTATTGTTTGCAATGACATTGGGTACATCTCTAAACCCAATTTCAGTGATATTTCACTCTTTAGGGCATGTACTGTCACCAAAAGAACTCGCACAGTATAGAATTTAGCAGGAGGAGGCGAGGAATAGAGCtgaagtgacggaggcttcagatcagggatgtcaaactcaaatatatGGAGGGCAAAAGTAAAAAATTTGGACAGTTGTTGGCCTACCTGTTCACgttccccacatagtattatgcacagCATAATGAGCACAACATAATCCTCCATTCTGAATAATGAGCCCCACGTAGACCTCTGTACTGAATAAAGGGCCCCACGTAGACCTCTGTACTGAATAAAGGGCCCCACGTAGACCTCTGTACTGAATAAAGGGCCCCACGTAGACCTCTGTACTGAATAAAGGGCCCCACGTAGACCTCTGTACTGAATAAAGGGCCCCACGTAGACCTCTGTACTGAATAAAGGGCCCCACGTAGACCTCTGTACTGAATAAAGGGCCCCACGTAGACCTCTGTACTGAATAAAGGGCC
Protein-coding sequences here:
- the PWWP2A gene encoding PWWP domain-containing protein 2A → MAAAAGAPGSGEGGEAEPDSEPISGDDRPRRDSPELHGDVVEEAGYGEAGLRLPEPEEQPESIGPHWESEVEGPPAVLGVPVLAEEEPMQMGTDCNPPPAPCHGGAAPDQVPLLCASSPHPQVTSGPLQCAPEPVLATPDHTQVDTFQDSFPETCALTQDSPEPKTLHGQDSVPPQMQVSALLDPIHTPDMVCPTTEGEEEQDPLSRMETDPVPDLFLQVEDPTMKPEEQITPMMDLSDKLFESKAAMMVDVASLVDSKASWMVESAGFAEAAGLAQAEPAGFAEAAGLAQAEPAGFAEAAGLAQAEPAGFAEAAGLAQAEPAGFAEAAGLAQAEPAGFAEAAGLAQAEPAGFAEAAGLAQAEPAGFAEAAGLSQAEPAGFAEAAGLSQAEPAGFAEAAGLAQAEPAGFAEAAGLAQAEPAGFAEAAGLAQAEPAGFAEAAGLAQAEPAGFAEAAGLAQAEPAGFAEAAGLAQAEPAGFAEAAGLAQAEPAGFAVAAGLAQAEPAGFAEAAGLAQAEPAGFAEAAGLAQAEPAGFAVAAGLAQAEPAGFAVAAGLAQAEPAGFAVAAGLAQAEPAGFAVAAGLAQAEPAGFAEAAGMAQAEPAGFAEAAGMAQAEPAGFAEAAGMAQAEPAGFAEAAGMAQAEPAGFAEAAGMAQAEPAGFAEAAGMAQADPAGFAEAAGLAQADPAGFAEAAGMAQADPAGFAEAAGMAQADPAGFAEAAGMAQADPAGFAEAAGMAQADPAGFAEAAGMAQADPAGLAEAAGLAQAEPAGFAELCTVQETITEFADAGVDPKWVDAMPNSAPYKDFDGDNGSGPESFQERVKLEEVVENDRVLDESGQCTEVELFLQPTLLVKLDSPESHDVSLECQSDRSPEQESGQLVLCDSAHEDIRSPSEERTLEDAVSPMDSGISSELTSMEKELDSQSGHMETEPTVDTSSASYSQDVDYDPFYRDTKPAKAESSNAEADVQEEDDEASMALADVVQTIDLPEEPVLLSIKADTCVDNPDLCQEPPPAAEMPVIGDFIPGSEVQVTLDHIIQDALVVSFRHGDRIFSGVLMDLSKRFGPHGIPVTLHPKREYKNKPEEPIQPQSTSFQADESLKNGNGPVDVAPVAPSEPCGITNNNNNLWTSKPPPLFHEGAPYPPPLFIRDTYNQSIPQPPPRKIKRLKKKIYREEPTSIMNAIKLRPRQVLCDKCKNVVTDKREVRKTTTTANDSFKLEEGKRRRPESVTTVNKKLKTDHKVNGKSQSESQKKSNPVAKVSSLGHGRGKVVKVAPHAHTKKVLQSKNMDHAKAREVLKLAKEKAQKKQKEASSSKMAHSKVHLTRRIQNPTSGTLPPRLRIKPQRYRNEENDSSLKIGLESLRSSKISLKPQTRYTATRSAGEAPSEIKTPSNGPEEVSSPTIENASVCVPAPPPAEQDEQQALSKRGSKSNITVYMTLNQKKADSSSASVCSSDSTDDMKSIHSECSSTENFDFPPGTMHAPPPPSSSSSSSSSKEEKKLSNSLKIKVFSKNVSKCVTPDGRTICVGDIVWAKIYGFPWWPARILTITVSRKDNGLLVRQEASISWFGSPTTSFLALSQLSPFLENFQSRFNKKRKGLYRKAITEAAKAAKQLTPEVRALLTQFET